The Silene latifolia isolate original U9 population chromosome Y, ASM4854445v1, whole genome shotgun sequence sequence ttagaaatatgagttaattatcgtcaaataattagtgaagactaaattttgagtcctaagaggttaaggtaattaacttatgcataaatatgaatttatgtaatttttgtgataataaaatgttgaaatcacgcaaatccgtaaaaatcgagtaatatacgatattggctatttaaaggcgatttagcataaaattgggcatgttcatacatataatattgctgcattttctttatgattgtcataatttaatttatgtaatttttgaattatgtaatttttacttagtatggccttagttttaagggttatttcataacaataatccatcctattggtggtctgcaataatcactccatcctatcaataatcccaattaaatccaacctaagcaccatGCATTCTAATAACGATCCAACTTGTATTTTTATAAGTTTTTATTGGAttatttgatagtttttggacaacctagatgatatttgtgatgtttatgtgtaatattttcaagtgacGAATCAAGTACTTGATTTATTTGATACatataaacataaaaaaatatcaGCTGGTTCGTTATAAGAAGGTATGGttcttaggttggatttaattgagattattgataggatggagtgattattgcataccaccaataggatggattattgttatgaaataaccctagttttaattggtatttcccgaaatgtatgggaatatcgattcggttgtaatttattgtgatctcgtatcactgttttgtaatttaatagatttattttattttagttacaaatgtataataggaaattatgtaatttgctacgtaatttaatttatctcggagttccccaagacggatttcttcaagatggcgatacataaagacggtgttacctcgagatgcgtgccacaaccgaagttcaagggaccaatggagttggtttccgaatatgtaatagttaaatagtttttctattttaggaaggccatactaggatttattttatgtttgcattttatttatatatcacatgcatcgctaaatcgccataactaaaacatgcatcttctttcatcgagtttatcgaccgtatcaattagaattatcgtagttcaccgctttagttcacttaaaatgtgatagataataaattgacatgacctctcgctaaaacaattaattgagacatagccttaccaaatagtagaaaccatgaaaacctatttcgcgagggagtgcactcggccctaccggggtacaatacttgttacgtaggggaagtgggtgatgaatgttaatccaccgagttcatgttaatgagggtttcatcggccataccgtgcctaaatttatgtggatttggatcatggacacatttattcgaaatttggattgaactcaacaaaagtttttcgataagggtttcatcggccataccgtgcccttgtcggatgtgttttgggctatagataattattagagtaattttatcgaccaagagttctaaaagtagaatcgattaaaacgttaatccaccgagttatattgataaaggtttcatcggccataccgtgcctaagtcgatatgaatttgggtcttggaatcatttatctagttgggtagaggtcactagaaaaatgcataaaacttgtttaaattatacatttttacgagtattattattaaaacgacattttttttactccttctattttgttttgtagaccacttctttttctcataacaaatggcaacaccaacccctaacgccacgcctctcgctaatacatcATGGCTCCAATCCTTCATGGAtagatgtaaacttgaaaagaatgggtcaaatttctccgattgggatgcccaactcaaattagccgcccaaggtgacgacaagcttcgttaccttaccgaggcctctccacccgaacctacttctaggtcgaccgccgccactagggaagcatatgaggcttaccaaaaggagtctgccgcaatgaaaaatgtcttgatatttgcgatggaggcggatctccaaaggagagcctttaaaatgggcaatgctaatgagatttactccaagcttgtgacaatgttttcacaaactccgcggatcgtccaatatgaagcggccgcggcattctttgttcttgacttcaaagagggccaaaaggttagccctcatgtgctcaaacttatggagcttgttgagaccttgaagattcaaaaggttgaaatccccaaagaactcattgtagataggattctacactccttgtccaaagtcaaagcgtatgttcaattcaggAATTaaaaaattttaacatgcaagacaaggatgtatctcttgaagaattgcacaagttacttgtgcaagccgagagggacatggggttaaatgtgaaccctccaaaggatgtgcttaagataagcactaagagtaaggggaagttcaagaagaatgggaggaagggtaagaagcaagctcccactttcaccaaagctaggaacattttgtcggaccttatgaccgcttatagagttctggcaaatttatatagcctggtcgtggcgagagctactatagtattcaaatgagtcgattcttttgactaaagactattcgcctaagatggcacagtttcagattaactttgatttgtgttactacgaccttcgtaaatggggtcaaatgggcatattttgggttatgatggctgtggctagttgaagggaatgagtgcgataggaattgtctacccctagtcagggttataacaatatctcagggccactcgaggagtaatgaactggaaatgcgtggccacgctcggaatgtatccatggtggataaatccggtcaatcagttgttctccagatcgaggaaaccactctcgatatggtcacttgcaagtacgagctgaaagacaccttgcattgagtgggagatagtaataggacaagagaattggtgacgcacacttgtcgaggacaagtgggagattgttggaatatgtgtcctccgacaataatacgatcacgactgttgatcatgatgatcacatgtttaagtctcattataaagaatacaattgggaagtaatatttttattgtcaaatggtccacacatatcggtaatgattggctgactagagtttgacattactgtcgtgcgacggtggtgatcagttgatcccctaggtcatacctatagggcaacacccttaattgatcatttaattaatcgtataacgttgcgagttaattaaattacttgaaaattgacggacgattttggaagtaatatttacgtatctcattgaaattgattaaaatgagatacggtctgagtaatcgaattgtatcattactcagatgaaattattgtttaaggaaacaattgaatttgaatgaattattataaatacaaattgttgtgatttataaatattttggtataagtaattatgaattactaagtcgatttttgtatatgacgtatttttattaattatgaattacaaattcatgtgacatgtgacatgtaacatattgacaaattgacaaaaataatatggattccatgttataagtgtaccgaaattaagaggtggattaggctaaatattgtgtttgaaatatgagtggtaaacataatgattacttgccttactagccatgcaaccctagtttacattgtgaagataaacaaaggcatgcattggctcccctccccacctcttacccggttttaccacaagaaaaggcaaagggtttttgccttatattttttgATAAAACAATACATCACTATGTTGTTGATTATTCATtcacctaaaatatttttagagagataaaaatattccacttcctcttctcctctcctaaccggttttgggagattaaaatcaaaattattttgggtcaattttctacaaaattaatattgtctagtgttcataatattaattttaattaagagtgtgatTTGGGTAtttagctttgggagagatcctacacttggatcttagttcttccattaaaggaaagcacaagaacaagagagaaaggtgatctctcttgtgcccatattaaccgaattttcaatgtaagaacaatgtttcttctttatcttgtttatttgtttgcatgcataagatcattctttaattttatgacaaattaaattaaaacatatatgagtatgttaagtatatagatctacttttctatcACTTGGTCTGGCAACAGCACACATAAACATTACTTTTCCTATAAATTTTTTGGACTGAACACTTCTatatggttttttttttctgatttagaTAATTAGAACCACCTACTAGGCTGAGTTAAATAAAACCATTTCTCATCCATGTGAATAACAATACTTTGATCATTGAATTTCACTTGCTTACATACCTCATCATAGTGTAGCTATCCAAGAGAGAAAAGCAATCTCTCTAGTTTATTTTTGTCATGCAACTGAGGtttgattgcatttgtgtgagaaAGTATTGTCTTATCTGTTACCCATCTTGATATTGCTGACTGGCTAGTCCCATAAGCTGCAGCAGTACTATGTTGAGTGGTCCTTTCTGAAAGGGGGATTTTGTTTAACTTCTCAACATCAAACACCTGCCTTGTATGACATTTTTTGCCTTTCAGTTTGCTGTTTACATTAACTGCTTGGCCTGCATCCAACTGCTTCTTTGTTTCATTCCAGATCCTTATGATACTCTTCCTGCACACACTGAACTGATCTGCCACCTCTAACATTATACCCCTTTTGAGCTGTCTACTATTGCTTTTTAACAATAAGATTTGAGAAATCTtacttctttttatgtttgtcaaGTTTTTAGTCTTCATTTATTGCTATTTGAGTGAAATAAATATGGATGAATCAGAATTTTTGGCTGTTTAAAGTAGATTTATTGTTGTATGAAAGTGTTTTTTGGTTGTTTGTGTGTAAATGATCAATTTAGTTGCCACTATTCTATTTATAGCTAACTTAAACTTTGCACAAGTTTAAATTTGGTGTCAAATTTGGGCGCAAAAATTAGAACCATTTTCATTTTGGCTCCTTATTTGAATTTGGTGCCAAATTTGAAGCAATTATGAACTTGGTGTCCTTTAGTTTGGCAGTTTGCTTAGTGAATATGGACGTTCAACATGAAGGAAGAAGGTGGCTCTTGCTGAAATCTGAAGTCCAAATCCAACAATATTTTGCCAACTTTTTTTTTAGCAACcttgtttaattaattttaaaaGTCAATTAGTGTGTAATATTCCTATGAAGTGTAATATTGTTATGCCAGATgtagaacaaaaaaaaaattgtattgtaTTTGTACTGTTTTTTTATCAAGTACTCCAATGGAGGGAAATTCTCAATGTAATCTTTGATTAAGCTTTTGAAGGGAAAGCTTAGCATCAGCTAACTTTATTAAATTTCCTTAATCCTACTTTCCTCTCTCCATTCAACTAGGTCCACCTTgtcctttattcattctttaatcCCTCTCTTAATTCTTGTGCACAAAATaagagggacaaaatgaatgaataggagggagtacatttTTTTCTTAAACATTCCATTTAGTACCCCTTTTTACCTAAAACCCAACCAAATGAACTCTTAAATCATCATTTTTCCTAAAACTTATtctaattgctcaaatgactcaAAAGATTGATTCCaatttaacaattaataaagTATTTTACTCTTTTTATcaatcaattattaatattatttgttgatttttaattaataattaataatttatttttattttttttggggaAATGTAAGAACTTCCATTAAGCACAAACAAGCTATTACAAGTTACAGTTTTTACAACTTTAACACCTTTATAGTAGCCATACAAATAAGAATTATCGCATAAGTGGAAGGCtactcaaccaaacactatttATTTGTTGCATCCCCGTTTTCATCTTTGCCAAAATCCGCATCTTACAATGATTCTGGAATTGTGCCACAACAATTTCAGGTTTCATCAAGCATAAATCCCCCCTTACCTTGTTTCGTTGCATCCAAATAGCATAGTGAGCTGCCATAAAAGCACTCCCTATTACACCCTTCTGCATCTTTGTGAACTGCCTAGCATATATCCACGCAACTGCATTCATTGCAGGAACCTGCAAACCATACAAGTGAGCTACTCCAGACAGAACCTTTATACTGTACTCACATTTTTGTAACACATGACAATGTGTCTCATCTTCAGCACCACACAACAGACACAGAGCATCACTGCAGCATCCAAAGCTATACAGTTTAGCTTTCATCTGTAAAGCTTCCCTGGCAATAAGCCACCCAATGAACTGGTGTTTAGGCAAGCACCACCTGTTCCACACTTGCTTATACCAGTTAACTCTCTGAAAATTCCTCCTAATGACCTCATAACCACTTCTAACTGAGTATCCTCTGTTAGTCCCCTGCCACAGGTTAGTAGAGTAGTGCCCTAGTAACTTATCTCTTACCTTAACAATGGCCTTCCAACTCCAACATACATCAGTCTTTGGAGTATAATCAGGCCATACTGCATCTTTCATATAAATATGATTAACCCATCTAACCCATAAGCTCTCAGGTTTAGAATAGATCCACCATACCAACTTTCCAATTGCAGCCACATTCCATGCATAAGAATCCCTAATCCCAAGCCCCTTCATTCTTTGGAGCATAAATCTTCTCCCAGGTGACCAAAGGGACTCTAATAAAGTCTACTTTCCCATCCCAAAGATAATTCGTGCAAATGGCATCAACTCTTTGCAGTATACCTTTTGGAATGATAAAGATATTTGCCCAGTAAGTATATAGAGATGTTAGAACAGAATTCactaagactagtcttcatgtttATGATAGGTGTCTGGCTCCAAAACCCTTGATTCTAGAGACCAACTTCTCAATCAAAATTTGGCAGTCCTTCTTTTTCAGCCTACCAGCAGTTATAGGGACTCCTAGGTATGAGAGAGAGAGCTTGCCTTCTAGGAACCCAGATATTTGCAAAATCTCTTGCTTAATACTACCATGTACACCATTGAAATAGGCATT is a genomic window containing:
- the LOC141628099 gene encoding uncharacterized protein LOC141628099, which encodes MKGLGIRDSYAWNVAAIGKLVWWIYSKPESLWVRWVNHIYMKDAVWPDYTPKTDVCWSWKAIVKVRDKLLGHYSTNLWQGTNRGYSVRSGYEVIRRNFQRVNWYKQVWNRWCLPKHQFIGWLIAREALQMKAKLYSFGCCSDALCLLCGAEDETHCHVLQKCEYSIKVLSGVAHLYGLQVPAMNAVAWIYARQFTKMQKGVIGSAFMAAHYAIWMQRNKVRGDLCLMKPEIVVAQFQNHCKMRILAKMKTGMQQINSVWLSSLPLMR